The Chryseobacterium sp. JV274 sequence AAACAGACAATCATGCAACTATTCTTCACAGAAGTTTATATGAAGGATTAGTGAAAATGTTTCCGTATCAGGAACCGAAATAAATAATAAATCTAATAATATGACAATGTAAGCTGTAATAGTCACACTTGTCATGCTGAGCGTAGTCGAAGCATCTCACTGGTAAATTATTACACCATTACATTGATAAATTAAATATTTTATGGAAAAGTTAAAAAACTATATCTACGGAGAATGGGTAGAAGGTACCGGAAACGGAATGCCTTTGTACAATGCCGTTACAGGAGAACAGGTAGCTGTTTCCGACACAGAAGGGCTTAATTTTGAACAGGCTCTTGACTATGGAAGAACAGTAGGATACAAAAACCTTTCTTCAATGACTTTCTACGACCGTGGTGAAATGTTGAAAAAAGTAGCACTTTACCTGCTGGAAAGAAAGAAAAAATATTACGACTTATCATATAAAACAGGAGCTACACATGTAGATTCATGGGTGGATATTGAAGGAGGTTTCGGAACTTTCTTTACCTATTCCGGATTGGCAAAAAGAATGCTTCCCAATACATCATTTTGGGTAGATGGAGATACTCAGAAAATTTCAGCTAACGGAACTTTCTTGGGAACTCATATTTTAACACCTAGTGAAGGTGTTTCTGTACAAATCAATGCCTATAACTTTCCGGTATGGGGAATGCTGGAAAAGCTTTCTACTTCCTTATTGGCAGGTGTTCCTTCTATTGTGAAGCCATCTCCTTTCGGATCTTATCTTACCAATGCGGTATTTCAAGATATGATTGAAAGTGGAGTATTACCTGAAGGAGCTGTTCAGTTAGTTTGTGGAGAACCAGGAAATATTTTGGATTATGTACAGGATGGAGACTCTGTATTATTTACAGGTTCTGCCCATACAGGTAGAAAATTAAAATCTCTTCCTTCTATTGCAGGAAATGCAGTCCGTTTCAATATGGAAGCAGATTCCCTGAACTGTTCTATCCTTGGATTGGAAGCAAAACCGGGAACTCCGGAATTTGACTTATTCATCAAAGAGGTTCGTAACGAAATGACCACAAAAGCAGGACAGAAATGTACAGCGATCAGAAGAATTATCGTTCCGGAACATTTAATCGGTGACGTTCAGAATGCTTTGTCTAAAGCTTTGGATCAGACTAAAATCGGAAACCCATTAAGCAGAGAAACCAAAATGGGATCTTTGGTGGGAAGACAGCAGTACGAAGAAGTTCTGAGAAAAGTAAATATTTTAAAATCAGAAACAGAACTTGTCTATGACGGAAAACACGAGCTGGTAGATGCCAATTATGAAAACGGTGCATTTATGAGCCCGAAACTATTCCTGAACGACAAGCCTTTTGAAAAAAATATCTCTCACGATGTAGAAGCTTTCGGGCCGGTATCTACATTGATGCCGTATAAAGATGCTGAAGAAGCAGCTGCGTTGGCAAAAAGAGGAAAAGGAAGTTTGGTAGGTTCAATCATTTCTCATGACGAGAATTTTATCGCAGAAACCTCTTGGAAAATGGCCTCCCAACACGGAAGAATCTTTGTGCTGAACAGGGATAACGCCAAAGAAAGTACAGGCCACGGTTCTCCACTTCCTACATTAATGCACGGAGGTCCTGGTAGAGCTGGAGGTGGTGAGGAAATGGGCGGACTAAGCGGTCTTCATTTCTTCTTACAGAAAACAGCTATTCAGGGATCACCGGATGTACTGAAAGCAATTACCAAGATCTACCAGCAGGGAGCAGAGAAAAAATTCTCAGACAAACATCCTTTCCAAAAGTATTTTGAAGAAGTGGAAGTAGGAGATTCTTTGGAAACTGCAGGAAGAACTGTTACCGATGCAGATATTGTTAACTTTTCCAATGTTTCGTGGGATCATTTCTATGCCCATACTGATGCAACGAGTTTATCAGGAACCATCTTTGATAAGACGGTAGCTCACGGATATTTCATCCTTTCAGCAGCGGCAGGATTATTCGTTTCAGGTAAAAAAGGACCTGTTATTGCCAATTACGGATTAGAAGAATGTAGTTTCTTCAAACCTGTATATGCTGGAGATACGATCACTGTTTATTTAACAGCAAAAGAAAAAATCAACAGAGGAGTAAAAGGAAGAAACATTCCTTCCGGTGTTGTAAAATGGCTGGTTGAAGTGGTGAACCAAAGAGATGAGGTGGTTTGTGTAGCAACAATTTTGACATTGGTTGCAAAACAATCTCCTTTCATTGATCTGAATGTGAAAAATGTTCAGAAAATGTTGAATGGATTAACAGAAAGCACTCCTGCGCTTTGGGGAAAAATGTCTCCACAGCAAATGATAGAACATCTTGAACAGGCTCTTCTGGTAAGTTTTGGTGAACCTGAAGCAGAGAAATGTTTCACCCCGGAGGAAAATCTTGAAAAATGGCAGGATTCTCTTTACAATCATAGAGCAATGCCAAAAGAATTTACAGCTCCTTTCCTTCCGAAGGATGGCTCACTTCCGGAACCAACACACAGAAATCTGGAAGCCGCAAAACAATCATTCATGGATAACCTGAAGAAATTTGTGATCTATTACAAAGAAAATCCACAGGCAGAACACATGAATTATGTATTCGGAAAACTGAATAAAGAAATGTGGGAACTGATGCACAAAAAGCATTTTACGCACCACTTCCAGCAGTTTGGATTGATTTAACTCAGGAAAATATAAATTTAAAATCCCTTTCAGTAATTGAAAGGGATTTTTATTTCAAATATGACCGGAAATATATAAATTCAGGAATATTTTTTTAATCATGAAACCTTTAAACATTTCTATTGTCTTTTGTTCTTTTTTACTTTTACTCTTTTTTTCCTGTTCTGGAAATCCGAAACCTGATAAAAAAGGTTATTTTTCTGAAGAAAAATTTGTTGATAGCCTGAATGTTGGACGGAAGGGTAAAACCAAAGTCGAGATTGAAAAATTCCGGCATGTCAAGAATGGTGATGTGTTTGTTACCTTGAATTTTTATGATCTAAAAGATATCTGGGTGGAAACTAAAGGTTCAATATTTCATACCTGGGAATTAAAGAACAGTTTTAAATTTATCAAAGATGGAGTAACCGGTTTAGACGTTCAGATAAGTGACTTTAATAATGATGGCTTCAATGATATGACTTACCAAAGCGGAATAGCTGGAAGAGGAGGAAATATTGTAATGACCTTATTTTTATATGAACCGAAAAATAAAGATTTTATCCACATCAAAAATTCAGATAATTATCCAAACCTAAGTTTTAATTCAAAACTAAATTGTATCAATTCTGTAATTTTAACAGGCTCTACCACAACCGCATTTCTAAAAATTAAAAAAGATTCTCTGGATGAATTTGCACGAGTAGATGTTTCTGATAAAATAGTGGTGGAAGAAAAAGATTCTACAGGCAAGTTTAAAATTATTGAAGAAAAACTATTCAAAGGAAAGGATGATGATTTTTATAAAATTTTTAGAAACTACAAACCTTTAGAATATTGATAGGCTTATTTTATATAGAGGAGGATGTTCATTATTTCAGTTAGTTATATTTTTTTTGCTTAAAAATACCTAACTTTAATAGGCGAAATCCGAAAAGCATATAGAGTAGGAGAAAACATCAAAACTGACCACTATGAAAAACTTAAAAAAACTTTCAAGACATGAGTTGAGATCTCTTAAAGGATCCGGGCCAAACTGGTCTTGTGTCCTTAATCCTTGTCCTCCCGGAAGCTGCTGCCTTCCTGGAAGATGGCCTGATATTGCCAGAGCATGTTATATATGTGCCGATTCTTAGATTTTTTTTAACTTAAAACAATACATAAAGCTGCAATTCCTCGTGATTTGCGGCTTTATTTTATAATCTTTTGTTAAAACATCTTTCCTGTTTGATGCACTTAGATTTATTCATTACTTTCAAACCTGAAATCAATTCATAAAATAAAAAATAATGAACGAAAACTGGATACAAAAATGGGAAGAAGTGAAAAATATTCTGGTTTGTCCTACAGATCTGGAAGCGTATTTTACTTCTGATAAAATTCTGGGAAAGAAATTAGAGACGATGGAAATTGGAAATGTTTCTCTTCCTTCCGGAAAAGTGGTAGTAAGAGATCCTTTGGTTTCTTTAAATGCAAATCAGTCACCTTATTTTATTCAGACTCCGAAGGGGAATTTTCCTGTGACTATTGCCGTGGTAAAATCTGAAGATTGGGGGGACAGGTATGCTGTTGTAAAGGTTGAATTTACCAAAGAAAAGCCTGTTATTTACAGAGAAGCATTAGTCGGGATTGAAGAATTGGAGGGGGTAACCGAAGATGATTTTTTTTGGTTTCGGAGTAGATGCAGGTTTGGGGTGTATTACTGATAAAGAAGTACTTCCTTTTGTAGATAAATTTGTAGATGGAATAGCTGTCGACAATGTTTATGATGATTATTTCGCTGAGCTTTTCTCACAAAGCTATAAAGAACATCCCAATAATCAGAGGGAAGCAGGTGACTGGATCAATTGGACGGTCCCGGGTACCAGTTATCAGATTCCGATGTTTGCAAGTGGTTTTGGCGATGGTAGCTATCCCGTTTACTTTGCTTATGATGACAATGAAGAAATCTGTGGTTTATACATTCAGTTTATTGATATTGAGTTGGCTTTAAGTGATGAGGATGAGGATGAAGATGAGAGTGAACCTGACAATTTTGTTTTTCTTAAAAACTAAATATGAACAAAACTTTTGCAGACCACATCATTGAATTCAATGAAAACCTTAGTTATAAAGGAAGCCTTCCTGAAGGTTTTGAAGTTTTGAATCCCTATCTGGATAATCCTGAAACATTAACGGTGATGCAAAA is a genomic window containing:
- the paaZ gene encoding phenylacetic acid degradation bifunctional protein PaaZ, with amino-acid sequence MEKLKNYIYGEWVEGTGNGMPLYNAVTGEQVAVSDTEGLNFEQALDYGRTVGYKNLSSMTFYDRGEMLKKVALYLLERKKKYYDLSYKTGATHVDSWVDIEGGFGTFFTYSGLAKRMLPNTSFWVDGDTQKISANGTFLGTHILTPSEGVSVQINAYNFPVWGMLEKLSTSLLAGVPSIVKPSPFGSYLTNAVFQDMIESGVLPEGAVQLVCGEPGNILDYVQDGDSVLFTGSAHTGRKLKSLPSIAGNAVRFNMEADSLNCSILGLEAKPGTPEFDLFIKEVRNEMTTKAGQKCTAIRRIIVPEHLIGDVQNALSKALDQTKIGNPLSRETKMGSLVGRQQYEEVLRKVNILKSETELVYDGKHELVDANYENGAFMSPKLFLNDKPFEKNISHDVEAFGPVSTLMPYKDAEEAAALAKRGKGSLVGSIISHDENFIAETSWKMASQHGRIFVLNRDNAKESTGHGSPLPTLMHGGPGRAGGGEEMGGLSGLHFFLQKTAIQGSPDVLKAITKIYQQGAEKKFSDKHPFQKYFEEVEVGDSLETAGRTVTDADIVNFSNVSWDHFYAHTDATSLSGTIFDKTVAHGYFILSAAAGLFVSGKKGPVIANYGLEECSFFKPVYAGDTITVYLTAKEKINRGVKGRNIPSGVVKWLVEVVNQRDEVVCVATILTLVAKQSPFIDLNVKNVQKMLNGLTESTPALWGKMSPQQMIEHLEQALLVSFGEPEAEKCFTPEENLEKWQDSLYNHRAMPKEFTAPFLPKDGSLPEPTHRNLEAAKQSFMDNLKKFVIYYKENPQAEHMNYVFGKLNKEMWELMHKKHFTHHFQQFGLI
- a CDS encoding XAC2610-related protein; protein product: MKPLNISIVFCSFLLLLFFSCSGNPKPDKKGYFSEEKFVDSLNVGRKGKTKVEIEKFRHVKNGDVFVTLNFYDLKDIWVETKGSIFHTWELKNSFKFIKDGVTGLDVQISDFNNDGFNDMTYQSGIAGRGGNIVMTLFLYEPKNKDFIHIKNSDNYPNLSFNSKLNCINSVILTGSTTTAFLKIKKDSLDEFARVDVSDKIVVEEKDSTGKFKIIEEKLFKGKDDDFYKIFRNYKPLEY
- a CDS encoding bacteriocin-like protein, giving the protein MKNLKKLSRHELRSLKGSGPNWSCVLNPCPPGSCCLPGRWPDIARACYICADS
- a CDS encoding DUF4241 domain-containing protein gives rise to the protein MNENWIQKWEEVKNILVCPTDLEAYFTSDKILGKKLETMEIGNVSLPSGKVVVRDPLVSLNANQSPYFIQTPKGNFPVTIAVVKSEDWGDRYAVVKVEFTKEKPVIYREALVGIEELEGVTEDDFFWFRSRCRFGVYY
- a CDS encoding DUF4241 domain-containing protein; this encodes MIFFGFGVDAGLGCITDKEVLPFVDKFVDGIAVDNVYDDYFAELFSQSYKEHPNNQREAGDWINWTVPGTSYQIPMFASGFGDGSYPVYFAYDDNEEICGLYIQFIDIELALSDEDEDEDESEPDNFVFLKN